A DNA window from Acetobacter aceti NBRC 14818 contains the following coding sequences:
- a CDS encoding efflux RND transporter periplasmic adaptor subunit, with translation MRSTCILVVAALFVALPHLALAEETEGWQQTVTMDAEARQAEGLETVKVKKGSVRPRIQAMASVTENIARSVSIRPAGDGKVRAVSVLPGQQVTVGQTLVSYIDHSLHVVDLQLAQAKASLASAQANLADTALAYRRGKSLAGATVSAGEVSRRLAVMHEAQNAVHFQDAAVKTLTHRLEEEFTSPTERIVDFENSVLIAPVDGMVEQVGTAVDNDISPTDVVIRITSLETVWVVANVRPEDASDISIGTEMTFMPVGADPAQAAMAKVQTIEGTADPETGLVKVVATFSDPRRRFRPGTQLNAWLPAQEQASGLIVPSAAPQNVDGHMVVYRQTGADTFQPVPVRVLLEGPEQSVVSGDLKPDDTIVAKGSFTLKAMALLSGLDGD, from the coding sequence ATGAGATCGACCTGTATCCTCGTTGTCGCAGCCCTATTCGTGGCTTTACCTCACCTGGCTTTGGCGGAAGAAACAGAGGGGTGGCAGCAGACCGTGACCATGGATGCAGAAGCCCGGCAGGCCGAGGGTCTTGAAACCGTCAAGGTTAAAAAAGGCTCCGTAAGACCCCGAATTCAGGCGATGGCGAGTGTAACGGAGAACATCGCGCGTTCCGTGTCCATACGGCCGGCAGGCGATGGCAAAGTCCGCGCGGTCTCCGTCCTGCCCGGCCAGCAAGTCACCGTCGGCCAGACGCTCGTCTCCTATATTGATCACTCATTGCATGTCGTCGATCTCCAGCTTGCCCAGGCGAAAGCTAGTCTGGCCAGCGCCCAGGCCAACCTCGCTGATACTGCACTGGCGTACCGTCGTGGTAAGTCATTGGCCGGGGCCACAGTCTCCGCGGGCGAAGTGTCGCGTCGCCTTGCCGTGATGCACGAGGCGCAGAACGCTGTCCACTTTCAGGACGCTGCGGTCAAAACCCTGACCCATCGTCTTGAGGAAGAATTCACCTCGCCAACGGAACGGATCGTGGACTTCGAAAATTCGGTCCTGATCGCGCCGGTTGATGGCATGGTCGAACAGGTCGGTACGGCTGTCGATAATGATATTTCGCCCACAGACGTCGTAATCAGGATTACGAGTCTGGAAACCGTATGGGTCGTGGCTAACGTCCGCCCCGAAGATGCATCAGACATTTCAATTGGCACTGAGATGACGTTCATGCCCGTGGGAGCCGATCCCGCGCAAGCCGCGATGGCAAAGGTTCAGACCATTGAAGGTACTGCCGATCCCGAAACTGGGCTGGTGAAGGTTGTCGCGACATTTTCGGATCCGCGTCGGAGATTCCGGCCCGGCACCCAGCTCAATGCCTGGCTTCCTGCGCAGGAGCAGGCCAGCGGTCTGATCGTGCCGTCCGCCGCCCCGCAGAATGTCGACGGGCATATGGTGGTGTACCGGCAGACCGGCGCCGATACGTTTCAACCTGTTCCCGTTCGTGTGCTCCTCGAAGGGCCAGAGCAGAGCGTGGTGTCCGGAGATCTCAAGCCTGATGACACTATCGTCGCAAAGGGGAGCTTTACGCTCAAGGCGATGGCGCTTCTGTCCGGTCTCGATGGAGACTGA
- a CDS encoding efflux RND transporter permease subunit, giving the protein MLFEFFQKQRFFVFGLIFALPITGLACVEGLPVEPVPDISPRQVMVTVTAPGLATEEVEKLITFPVETSLTALPGLIDLRSVSRTGVSAVYLQFDDATDIDLDRARVAERLPAARESVAVPGVSVQMGPRTTGMGEIMQFQIRGPGYSLMDLNRIMHWTVAPELRLLAGVAEVNINGGAEQTFQVTLDPLRLRTYGVTVTDVYQAVDRNNASAGGGWIAHQAEQQVIVGRALVGDLNDFGLIPVRIGRNGHVIRVQDVGSIALGPRTRLGAATRDGNGEIVLSAVMMQDGASSNAVLANIRKALPGIQKLLPAGVTLDPYYMRSTLTGETISTVKENLLIGAALVLVVLIVVLGDWRASLVIASAIPAALLSAFIGMRVFGVSANLLSLGAIDFGMIVDSSLVVVEHFMTLREAEGTKRSMRDTAIEAAKSVVRPVTFSIFVIIMVYLPILTLEDIEGKMFRPMAQTVAMALLASLIYCFICIPVLAAVLLRDPKSHQETRFVQFVRRYYEPMLAWSEKHSRTVIIVTISVFLVSVGLATRLGGEFVPTLEEGSLTTTVTRWPSASLPTVIDEIGKQERIIRSFPEVQTVVTNIGTPAVPTDPMGPNESDSFIILKPLSQWKTGRTQDQLVQAMADTLKAKLPSANYEWSQPIQMRMDELLSGVRTQIAISVYGDDLEELAKLADEVTSAVAAVPGAADVAPQGDGTVPFMHIDINRDAAARRGVAVSDALAQITAIGGLIGKPVVVGNAIIPTQIRLDPTSTLSVSMIGNLPVRRLDGQGWVLLSDIAKLQVIDGPSRIDRDRIHRRVIVQANVRGRDVSSFVAAAQKAVAEKVRLPSGYRLEWAGQFENLKSAMQRLGLVLPIALLLIFALLIAALGSFRAASLVFINLPIAATGGIFALTLRGLPFSIAASIGFIALFGVAILNGVVLVSQIRALQEAGIDAATAAFEAARARFRPVIATASVASLGFFPMAFSGSMGAEVERPLATVVIGGLVTSTLLTLLVLPTLYASLFRKR; this is encoded by the coding sequence ATGCTCTTTGAATTCTTCCAGAAGCAACGCTTTTTTGTTTTCGGTCTGATTTTTGCCCTCCCGATAACCGGACTGGCCTGTGTCGAAGGGCTTCCTGTCGAGCCTGTTCCCGACATTTCACCCCGCCAGGTCATGGTGACGGTTACTGCTCCCGGGCTTGCGACCGAGGAAGTCGAAAAGTTGATTACCTTTCCGGTCGAGACCAGTCTGACTGCTCTTCCGGGTCTCATTGATTTGCGCTCGGTATCAAGGACGGGTGTATCTGCGGTCTATCTACAATTCGACGATGCGACAGACATCGACTTGGACCGCGCACGTGTCGCCGAACGTCTGCCGGCCGCTCGTGAGAGTGTCGCCGTTCCGGGTGTCAGCGTTCAGATGGGGCCGCGGACGACCGGCATGGGCGAGATCATGCAGTTCCAGATCCGCGGACCTGGCTATTCGCTCATGGACCTCAACCGCATCATGCACTGGACGGTCGCGCCTGAACTGAGACTTCTAGCGGGCGTGGCCGAGGTCAATATCAATGGTGGCGCGGAACAGACCTTTCAGGTCACGCTCGACCCGCTTCGGCTGCGTACCTACGGAGTCACGGTGACAGACGTCTATCAGGCAGTTGACCGTAATAACGCCTCGGCTGGTGGTGGCTGGATTGCCCACCAGGCCGAGCAGCAGGTGATTGTTGGCCGTGCCCTGGTCGGCGACCTGAATGATTTCGGTCTGATCCCGGTCAGAATCGGCCGGAACGGGCATGTCATCCGGGTCCAGGACGTGGGGAGTATCGCACTGGGTCCGCGGACGCGCCTCGGCGCGGCGACCCGGGACGGAAACGGAGAGATCGTCCTGAGCGCGGTAATGATGCAGGACGGAGCAAGCTCGAATGCCGTTCTTGCAAATATCCGCAAAGCACTTCCTGGTATCCAGAAGTTGTTGCCAGCCGGCGTGACGCTTGACCCCTACTATATGCGCTCGACGCTAACGGGAGAAACCATTTCCACCGTCAAGGAAAATCTCCTGATCGGCGCGGCTCTGGTGCTTGTCGTTCTTATCGTGGTTCTGGGTGACTGGCGCGCGTCGCTGGTCATTGCCTCCGCCATCCCCGCCGCGCTGTTGTCAGCCTTCATCGGCATGAGGGTTTTCGGGGTCTCGGCCAACCTGCTGAGCCTCGGCGCAATTGATTTCGGTATGATTGTCGACAGCTCTCTCGTTGTCGTCGAGCACTTCATGACGTTGAGGGAGGCTGAAGGCACAAAGCGTTCCATGCGGGACACAGCTATTGAAGCGGCGAAGTCTGTCGTCAGGCCGGTGACATTTTCGATTTTCGTGATCATTATGGTCTACCTGCCGATCCTCACTCTGGAAGATATCGAGGGCAAGATGTTCCGCCCCATGGCGCAGACCGTCGCCATGGCGTTGCTGGCATCACTGATTTACTGCTTCATTTGCATCCCCGTCCTTGCAGCAGTACTCCTGCGTGATCCGAAGTCTCACCAGGAGACGAGGTTCGTGCAGTTTGTGCGACGCTATTACGAGCCGATGCTGGCCTGGAGCGAAAAGCATAGCAGGACAGTGATCATCGTCACGATCTCTGTGTTCCTCGTTTCGGTTGGCCTGGCCACGCGGTTGGGTGGGGAGTTTGTACCGACGCTGGAAGAAGGCTCCCTGACGACAACGGTCACGCGCTGGCCGAGCGCCTCACTGCCTACCGTCATTGATGAAATCGGGAAACAGGAACGAATCATCCGTTCGTTCCCTGAAGTTCAGACGGTGGTAACAAATATTGGCACACCGGCTGTTCCGACAGATCCTATGGGCCCCAACGAGTCAGACAGTTTCATCATTCTGAAGCCCCTCTCGCAGTGGAAGACCGGGCGGACCCAGGATCAGTTGGTTCAGGCGATGGCCGACACCCTCAAGGCGAAGCTCCCCAGTGCCAATTACGAATGGTCACAGCCGATCCAGATGCGAATGGATGAATTGCTCTCAGGTGTTCGCACTCAAATAGCTATCTCCGTTTATGGCGATGACTTGGAGGAACTGGCGAAACTGGCCGATGAAGTGACCTCAGCCGTGGCGGCGGTTCCGGGGGCTGCGGATGTTGCCCCACAGGGCGACGGAACAGTGCCCTTCATGCATATCGACATCAATCGGGATGCCGCAGCCAGACGTGGGGTGGCCGTGTCCGACGCTCTTGCCCAGATCACGGCTATCGGTGGATTGATCGGAAAACCTGTTGTTGTGGGCAACGCGATCATACCAACTCAGATCCGCCTTGATCCGACTTCGACCCTGTCAGTTTCGATGATCGGAAATCTGCCCGTGCGCAGGTTGGACGGACAAGGGTGGGTCTTGCTGTCGGATATTGCGAAACTACAGGTGATAGACGGCCCTTCCCGGATTGATCGGGACCGTATTCATAGGCGCGTCATTGTTCAGGCCAATGTCCGGGGGCGGGACGTCAGTTCCTTTGTCGCAGCGGCGCAAAAAGCGGTTGCGGAGAAGGTCAGACTCCCGTCAGGCTATCGTCTTGAATGGGCCGGACAGTTCGAGAACCTGAAATCGGCAATGCAACGTCTGGGTCTGGTTCTACCCATCGCTCTCTTGTTGATATTTGCGCTCCTGATTGCAGCATTAGGATCATTCAGGGCGGCCTCCCTGGTATTCATCAATCTCCCTATAGCAGCGACGGGAGGAATTTTCGCACTGACCTTGCGTGGGTTGCCGTTTAGTATTGCTGCCAGCATCGGTTTCATTGCGCTGTTTGGTGTGGCCATTCTCAATGGCGTCGTTCTTGTAAGTCAGATCCGCGCGCTTCAGGAAGCCGGCATTGATGCGGCAACGGCGGCATTCGAGGCAGCACGCGCCCGATTCCGGCCTGTCATCGCGACCGCAAGCGTCGCTAGTCTGGGCTTCTTCCCGATGGCGTTTTCGGGAAGCATGGGCGCGGAGGTCGAGCGGCCGCTTGCGACTGTTGTGATTGGAGGTCTTGTGACATCGACCCTGCTCACTTTGCTTGTTCTACCAACCCTTTATGCTAGCCTGTTTCGGAAGCGCTGA
- a CDS encoding conjugal transfer protein TraG, with the protein MSGTKILWGQIIVVLAIVLLTMWTATEWIAWKLAFQAELGRPWFVILRFPFYFPPAFFWWWYAYDAYAPEVFARGAYIAASGGILAAVTAIGLSVWRAREAKRIETYGSARWADAKEIAQAGLLDPDGVVLGRYRQEYLRHDGPEHVLTFAPTRSGKGVGMVIPTLLTWPGSAIVHDIKGENWELTAGFRARFGRVVLFDPTNAASSAYNPLLEIRRGEWEVRDAQNVADILVDPEGSLEKRNHWEKTSHSLLVGAILHVLYAEPDKTLAGVANFLSDPKRPIATTLSAMMRTKHLGDAGPHPVVASAARELLNKSPNERSGVLSTAMSFLGLYRDPVVAEVTRRCEWRIADIVGADRPVTLYLTVPPSDISRTKPLIRLVLNQIGRRLTEDLDAAARRRRVLLMLDEFPALGRLDFFESALAFMAGYRIKSFLIAQSLNQIERAYGPNNSILDNCHVRVSFATNDERTAKRVSDALGTATEMKAMKNYAGHRLSPWLGHLMVSRSETARPLLTAGEVMQLPPADEIVMVSGLYPIRAKKARYFEDARFQERILPPPKPTPPKDGCPDDWSRRPLPPRPPAPDAAAETRTVEDEEEDPKQSARRHQPELDEGTVEKKEPMENEFTPDPVDEFDDIAPRNNRMNDLMRGVARQASLDRGDELEL; encoded by the coding sequence ATGTCGGGCACCAAGATTCTTTGGGGGCAGATCATCGTCGTCTTGGCGATCGTCCTGCTGACCATGTGGACTGCGACCGAATGGATCGCTTGGAAGCTGGCCTTCCAGGCTGAACTCGGGCGACCCTGGTTCGTAATCCTGCGGTTCCCATTCTACTTTCCGCCCGCGTTCTTCTGGTGGTGGTATGCGTATGACGCCTATGCGCCGGAGGTCTTCGCACGGGGTGCCTATATCGCCGCGTCGGGCGGCATCCTGGCTGCGGTCACTGCGATCGGGCTATCGGTCTGGCGCGCGCGCGAGGCGAAGCGGATCGAGACATATGGCTCGGCCCGTTGGGCTGACGCCAAGGAGATCGCCCAGGCCGGCCTACTTGACCCCGACGGCGTGGTACTAGGCCGCTATCGTCAAGAGTACCTGCGGCATGACGGGCCAGAGCACGTCCTGACCTTCGCACCAACGCGCAGCGGCAAGGGTGTCGGCATGGTCATCCCCACGCTCCTGACCTGGCCCGGTTCGGCCATCGTCCACGACATCAAGGGTGAGAACTGGGAGCTGACGGCGGGATTCCGCGCCCGTTTCGGACGTGTCGTGTTGTTCGATCCCACCAACGCAGCCTCGTCCGCCTATAATCCTTTGCTGGAGATTCGGCGCGGGGAGTGGGAAGTCCGTGATGCCCAGAACGTCGCCGATATCCTCGTAGACCCGGAAGGCAGCCTGGAGAAGCGCAACCACTGGGAGAAGACTTCGCACTCCCTTCTCGTCGGCGCCATCCTGCATGTCCTCTATGCCGAGCCCGACAAGACTCTGGCCGGTGTCGCCAATTTCCTGTCGGACCCGAAGCGCCCGATCGCCACCACGCTGTCAGCGATGATGCGGACGAAGCATCTTGGCGATGCCGGCCCGCATCCCGTCGTGGCCTCGGCCGCGCGCGAACTGCTGAACAAGTCCCCCAACGAGCGCTCGGGCGTGTTGTCCACAGCCATGTCCTTCCTCGGCCTCTATCGCGACCCGGTGGTCGCGGAGGTGACGCGGCGCTGCGAATGGCGGATCGCCGACATCGTCGGCGCCGATCGCCCGGTGACGCTCTACCTTACCGTGCCACCGTCTGACATCAGCCGCACCAAGCCGCTGATCCGTCTGGTGCTGAACCAGATCGGCCGGAGGCTGACAGAAGATCTTGATGCTGCGGCGCGGCGGCGGCGTGTGCTGCTGATGCTCGACGAATTCCCGGCCCTCGGGCGTCTGGATTTCTTTGAATCGGCGCTGGCCTTCATGGCGGGCTACCGGATCAAGAGCTTCCTGATCGCCCAGTCCCTCAACCAGATCGAGCGGGCCTACGGGCCGAACAATTCGATCCTCGACAACTGCCATGTCCGCGTGAGCTTCGCCACCAACGACGAACGGACGGCCAAACGTGTCTCCGACGCGCTCGGAACCGCCACCGAGATGAAGGCGATGAAGAACTACGCGGGCCACCGTCTTTCGCCTTGGCTGGGCCATCTGATGGTTTCGCGCTCGGAGACGGCACGCCCGCTGCTGACGGCGGGAGAAGTCATGCAGCTCCCGCCAGCGGACGAGATCGTCATGGTCTCCGGGCTGTATCCGATCCGTGCGAAGAAGGCCCGTTACTTCGAGGATGCGCGCTTCCAGGAACGCATTCTGCCACCGCCAAAGCCTACGCCCCCGAAGGACGGGTGCCCGGACGACTGGAGCCGCCGCCCCCTCCCACCCAGGCCGCCGGCACCCGATGCGGCGGCCGAAACGCGGACAGTGGAGGACGAGGAAGAAGACCCGAAGCAGTCCGCCCGGCGCCATCAGCCCGAACTGGACGAAGGCACTGTCGAGAAAAAGGAGCCGATGGAGAACGAGTTCACGCCCGATCCGGTCGATGAATTCGACGACATCGCGCCCCGCAACAACCGGATGAATGATCTCATGCGCGGTGTCGCCCGGCAGGCGTCGCTCGACCGTGGCGATGAGCTTGAGTTGTGA
- the trbB gene encoding P-type conjugative transfer ATPase TrbB gives MLRTAMGPAIAGHLADAAVVELMLNPDGRLWVDRLSEGLADTGDVIAPADAERIVRLVAHHVGAEVHEAAPRVSAELPTGERFEGLLPPVVTAPSFAIRKPAVAVFTLDDYVEAAIMTTDEAAFLRRAVTERRNILVAGGTSTGKTTLVNALLAEVAKTGDRIVLIEDTRELQCTAPNLIALRTREGVITLSDLVRSGLRLRPDRIPIGEVRGAEALDLVKAWGTGHPGGIGTLHAGSVLAALYRLEQLIQEAVVTVPRAMIAETIDVIAVLSGRGTARRLSELATVDGIDPGTGAYRIHSIDTDGD, from the coding sequence ATGCTGCGTACGGCGATGGGGCCTGCGATCGCCGGGCACCTTGCCGATGCGGCTGTGGTCGAGCTGATGCTCAACCCCGATGGGCGGCTGTGGGTCGACCGTCTGTCTGAGGGGCTGGCTGATACGGGTGATGTGATTGCACCAGCCGATGCCGAGCGCATCGTCCGCCTGGTCGCACACCATGTCGGGGCGGAGGTGCATGAGGCAGCCCCGCGCGTATCGGCGGAATTGCCGACTGGCGAACGGTTTGAGGGATTGCTGCCGCCCGTTGTGACCGCCCCAAGTTTCGCGATCCGCAAGCCCGCTGTCGCCGTGTTCACCCTCGACGACTATGTCGAGGCCGCGATCATGACAACGGACGAGGCGGCATTCCTGCGCCGCGCTGTCACGGAACGGAGGAACATTCTGGTCGCGGGCGGCACATCGACGGGCAAGACCACGCTGGTCAATGCCCTCCTGGCCGAGGTTGCGAAAACCGGCGATCGCATCGTGCTGATCGAGGACACGCGCGAACTGCAATGCACGGCGCCCAATCTCATCGCCCTGCGCACCCGTGAGGGCGTCATCACCCTGTCGGATCTCGTCCGGTCCGGTCTCCGCCTGCGTCCCGACCGTATCCCCATCGGTGAGGTACGTGGGGCCGAGGCCCTTGATCTGGTCAAGGCATGGGGTACTGGCCATCCGGGCGGTATCGGCACGCTGCACGCCGGATCGGTGCTGGCTGCCCTGTATCGTCTGGAACAACTGATCCAGGAAGCGGTGGTCACGGTGCCACGCGCCATGATCGCGGAAACCATTGACGTGATCGCTGTCCTGTCTGGACGCGGGACGGCCCGTCGCCTGTCCGAACTCGCCACCGTGGACGGGATTGATCCCGGCACTGGTGCCTATCGCATTCATTCAATCGATACCGATGGAGATTAG
- a CDS encoding TrbC/VirB2 family protein → MNLTLFRVRRHAPVLSTMLLLSIAWCSSALASGSDMPWEEPLNQILESVQGPVAKIISVIIITVTGLTLAFGETSGGFRRLIQIVFGLSIAFAASSFFLSFFSFSGGALI, encoded by the coding sequence ATGAACCTCACGCTGTTCCGTGTGCGTCGGCACGCGCCTGTCCTCTCCACCATGCTGCTGCTGTCCATCGCATGGTGCTCCTCGGCCCTGGCGTCGGGCTCCGACATGCCGTGGGAGGAGCCGCTCAACCAGATTCTGGAATCCGTGCAGGGACCGGTCGCCAAGATCATCTCGGTGATCATCATCACGGTCACGGGTCTGACCCTGGCGTTCGGGGAAACATCGGGTGGGTTCCGCCGCCTGATCCAGATCGTCTTCGGCCTGTCCATCGCTTTCGCCGCCAGCTCGTTCTTCCTGTCGTTCTTCTCGTTCTCCGGCGGAGCACTGATCTGA
- a CDS encoding VirB3 family type IV secretion system protein, producing the protein MAGYDDDALPGFHVPVHRSLTDPILLGGAPRAVAIANGTLAAAIALGLRLWLIGAAFWIVGHGLAVWGAKRDPLFIEVGRRHLRYPAWLRA; encoded by the coding sequence ATGGCGGGATATGACGATGACGCGTTGCCGGGGTTCCATGTCCCGGTGCATCGCTCGCTGACCGATCCCATCCTGCTGGGTGGTGCGCCCCGTGCCGTCGCCATCGCCAATGGCACGCTGGCCGCCGCGATCGCGCTGGGCCTGCGGCTCTGGCTGATCGGAGCCGCATTCTGGATCGTGGGCCACGGGCTCGCGGTCTGGGGGGCGAAGCGTGATCCGCTGTTCATCGAGGTCGGGCGGCGACATCTCCGTTACCCCGCCTGGCTGCGGGCGTAG
- the trbE gene encoding conjugal transfer protein TrbE: MMSLGEYRNRAALLSDFLPWAALVEKGVVLNKDGSFQRTARIRGPDMDSATPAELVGVTARLNSNLRRLGSGWAVFVEAQRVPATLYPESDFPDAASHMVDLERREQFEDEGAHFESRYFLTLVWLPPAESSDRAARFLFEGREREGPDPHGILHAFVDRSDRMLALLDGFMPEATWLNDGETLTYLHSTISTRNQRVRVPEIPMHLDALLVDQPLSGGLEPKLGDAFLKTLTITGFPSRTFPGILDDLNRLAMPYRWSTRAILLDKTDATKVLTKIRRQWFAKRKSIAAIVREVMTNEASVLVDNDAANKAADADLALQSLGADDVGQAYLTATITVWDGSASIAAEKLRLVEKIIQGRDFTCMTESLNAVEAWLGSLPGHVYANVRQPPVSTLNLAHMIPLSAVWAGPEQDGHFKAAPLFYGRTAGATPFRFSLHVGDVGHTLIAGPTGAGKSVLLALMALQFRRYAGSQIFAFDFGGSMRAATMAMDGDWHDLGGGLTDEGDGHSAVSLQPLARIDDPDERKWATEWLGQILVGEGVTLTPEVKSHLWSALNSLASSPVQERTLSGMVALLQSNALKQAMAAYCLGGPYGRLLDADTERLGDADVVVFETEGLIGSGAASSVLSYLFHRIEGRLDGRPTLLVIDEGWLVLDDGDFAGQLREWLKTLRKKNASVIFATQSLSDIANSRIAPAVVESCPTRIFLPNERAIEPQIAAIYRDFGLNDRQIAIIARAASKREYYCQTQRGNRLFELGLGPVALALCAASGKDDHRLIDAMLVEHGRAGFLPAWFEARGVMWAADLLREGAMP, translated from the coding sequence ATGATGTCCCTTGGCGAATATCGCAATCGCGCCGCCCTCCTGTCGGATTTTCTCCCATGGGCCGCGCTCGTGGAGAAAGGCGTCGTCCTGAACAAGGACGGCAGCTTCCAGCGCACGGCGCGCATCCGTGGTCCCGATATGGATAGCGCCACGCCTGCCGAACTGGTCGGTGTCACCGCACGGCTCAACAGTAATCTCCGCCGTCTGGGCTCCGGATGGGCGGTGTTCGTCGAGGCGCAGCGCGTCCCGGCCACACTCTATCCCGAGAGCGATTTCCCGGATGCCGCCTCGCACATGGTCGATCTGGAACGGCGTGAGCAGTTCGAGGATGAGGGCGCGCATTTCGAGAGCCGGTATTTCCTGACCCTGGTCTGGCTGCCACCGGCGGAATCGTCCGACCGGGCTGCCCGGTTCCTGTTCGAGGGCAGGGAGCGCGAAGGGCCGGACCCACACGGCATACTCCATGCGTTCGTGGATCGCTCCGACCGGATGCTGGCGTTGCTGGACGGTTTCATGCCCGAGGCCACCTGGCTCAATGACGGTGAAACGCTGACCTATTTACATTCGACCATTTCGACGCGGAACCAGCGTGTCCGGGTGCCGGAAATCCCGATGCATCTTGACGCGCTGCTGGTCGATCAGCCGCTTTCGGGCGGGTTGGAGCCGAAACTCGGCGATGCCTTCCTGAAAACGCTGACGATCACCGGTTTCCCGTCGCGGACCTTTCCCGGAATCCTGGATGACCTGAACCGGCTGGCGATGCCCTATCGCTGGTCAACCCGTGCCATCCTGCTCGACAAGACCGACGCCACCAAGGTGCTGACGAAGATCCGCCGGCAGTGGTTTGCAAAGCGTAAGAGCATCGCAGCCATTGTCCGGGAGGTGATGACCAACGAGGCATCCGTTCTCGTGGACAACGACGCTGCCAATAAGGCTGCCGATGCTGACTTGGCCTTGCAGTCCCTCGGTGCCGACGATGTCGGACAGGCGTATCTTACCGCGACCATCACGGTCTGGGACGGTTCCGCCTCCATCGCGGCCGAAAAGCTTCGGCTGGTTGAGAAGATCATCCAGGGCCGCGATTTCACCTGCATGACGGAAAGCCTCAACGCGGTGGAGGCATGGCTGGGTTCGCTGCCCGGCCATGTCTACGCCAATGTTCGTCAGCCCCCGGTCTCGACGCTGAATCTGGCGCATATGATTCCGCTGTCGGCCGTCTGGGCAGGGCCGGAGCAGGACGGGCATTTCAAGGCAGCACCGCTGTTCTACGGCAGGACGGCGGGCGCCACACCATTCCGGTTCAGCCTTCATGTCGGCGATGTTGGCCACACGCTGATCGCAGGACCAACAGGGGCGGGCAAATCCGTGCTGCTGGCGCTGATGGCGCTCCAGTTTCGGCGTTATGCGGGATCGCAGATTTTCGCCTTCGATTTCGGCGGGTCCATGCGTGCGGCGACGATGGCGATGGACGGGGACTGGCACGATCTTGGAGGCGGGCTGACGGACGAGGGCGATGGGCATTCCGCCGTCTCCCTTCAGCCGCTGGCAAGGATTGACGATCCCGACGAGCGCAAATGGGCCACGGAATGGCTGGGGCAGATCCTTGTCGGTGAAGGGGTAACGCTGACCCCCGAGGTGAAGTCTCACCTCTGGTCGGCGCTGAACTCCCTGGCGTCGTCGCCCGTTCAGGAGCGGACCCTGTCAGGTATGGTAGCACTTCTCCAGTCCAACGCCCTGAAGCAGGCAATGGCGGCATATTGCCTGGGTGGTCCCTATGGCCGCCTGCTGGATGCGGACACCGAGCGGCTGGGTGACGCCGATGTCGTGGTGTTTGAAACGGAAGGGCTGATCGGGTCCGGGGCGGCATCGTCCGTGTTGTCCTACCTGTTTCATCGGATCGAAGGACGGCTGGATGGCCGTCCGACCCTGCTGGTCATTGATGAGGGCTGGCTGGTTCTGGATGACGGGGACTTTGCTGGCCAGCTTCGGGAGTGGCTGAAAACCCTGCGCAAGAAGAATGCGTCGGTGATTTTCGCCACCCAGTCCCTGTCGGACATCGCCAATTCCCGCATTGCCCCGGCTGTGGTGGAAAGTTGCCCGACGCGGATCTTCCTGCCCAATGAACGGGCCATTGAGCCGCAGATCGCGGCCATCTACCGCGATTTTGGGCTGAACGACCGACAGATCGCCATTATCGCCCGCGCGGCGTCGAAGCGGGAATATTACTGCCAGACCCAGCGGGGAAATCGCCTCTTCGAACTGGGGCTCGGGCCGGTGGCACTCGCCCTGTGCGCCGCCTCCGGCAAGGACGACCACCGGCTGATCGACGCGATGCTGGTGGAACATGGGCGGGCCGGCTTTCTCCCAGCCTGGTTCGAGGCGCGTGGCGTCATGTGGGCGGCCGATCTTCTTCGGGAAGGAGCGATGCCATGA